TCCTTGATGAGGTGCAGACCGGGATGGGCCGCACTGGCAAGATGTGGGCATGTGAGCACGAGGACGTGGCACCGGACGTCCTCACTTCGTCCAAGGGGCTGGGTGGCGGGATCGCGCCGGTAGGGGCTTTCATCGCCCGCCCGCACCTGTGGGGGGCGATGACGAAGCATCCCTACATGCACACCACCACGTTCGGCAACCGCCTGGGATGGGCCGCGTCCGCGGCCACGATACGGGTCATCCAGGAGGAAGGGCTGCTGCCTCGCGCAACGGCGATAGGGAATCGCCTGATGGCCGGGCTCCGCCAGGCGGCCGCGACCGTTCCCGGGATGACCACGGATGTCCGGGGTCGCGGTTGTCTGGTCGGCGCGGAGTTCGCCGACCCCGACGTGGCCTTCCTGGTGCTTGCCGGAATGGTGCAGCGACAGGTGCTGGCCTTCCACGGGATCAACCGGCCCGAGGTCATCAGGTTTGCTCCGCCGCTGATCGCGACCGATGCCCAGGTGGATCGCGCGGTGGAGGCATTCGGCGATGCCCTGAAGGAGGCGCGGGCGCTGCTCTCCGAGATCGAAGCCGCTCCCGGTGCGCAGTAGGCCAGCGCCCGCGCCGGCAGCGCGCGAAGTGTTGTGAGATGGTTTCGGATATGCTAGTGTCACACTACGCCACACGAAGTCTAAGGAGGGAATGCCATCGTGAGGTTCCTCCCGGGTCGTGCAATCGCACTGGCCGTCATCCTGGCCCTTGTTCTCCTTCCCATGATCCCCAGCGCGGCTCAGCAGCCGCGGCGTGGCGGTGCCCTGCGGATCGCGCACATCGGTGAGCCGCCGACACTGGATCAGCACTGGACCACCGCGGCGATCACCGGCCACATCATGTACCACGTCAACGAGGGCCTGTTCGCGGTCAACAAGAAGTTCGAGCCCAAGCCGGTGCTCGTGGACAAGTGGACGCTGGCCCCAGACCGGCTAACGTACACGTTCACCCTGCGGCGGGGAGTGAAGTTCCACAACGGCAAGGAGATGACAAGCGAGGACGTCAAGGCATCGCTTGAGCGCTGGGGCCGGATCGCAACGCGGGGCCGATCGCTGTTTGCGAACGTGGTCTCGGTCACCAACCCCGATCCCCTGACCGTGGTGATGAAGCTGCGGGAGCCGTACGCGCTGCTGGCACTGGATCTGGGCTGGGTCGGGCAGTCCGCGGTCATCTTCCCCAAAGAGGTGATCGACGAGGCCGGCACAGGCATGGTCAAGCGGTTCATCAGCACCGGCCCGTACAGGTTCGTTGAGCACCTCCCTGACCGTCACATCCGGCTCGATCGGTTTGAGGGCTACGCGGCTCGCACCGAGGAGCCGGACGGGGCAACCGGGCGCAAGCACGCCTACTTCGACTCCATCTACATCATCCCCGTGCCTGACGCGGCGGTGCGGATCGCCGGCGTGAAGAGGGGCGAGTACCACTTCGCCGAGACGATCCCGCCCGACGAGTACGACCGCCTGCGGACCGATCCCGACCTGGTGCCCTACATCACCGAGACGGCGAGCTGGCTCACCGCGGTCTTCAACAACAGGTCGCCCCTGATGGGGAACCGGAAGATCCGCCAGGCCTTCCAGGCCGTGCTGGATCAGGAGGCCGTCATGCGGGCGGCCTACGGCAACCCGCGCTTCTGGCGCATAGACCCCGGGCTGATGCCCAAGGAACACTACCTGTGGACCGACGCCGGCAAGGAGTTCGTGAACCAGAAGAACACCGAGCGCGCCAGGCAGTTGCTGGCCGAGGCCGGCTACAAGGGCGAGCCCATCCGTTGGGTCACCACCATGGAGTACGTGGCCTACGGAACCGCGGCACAGGTGGTCAAGCCGATGCTCGAGCGGGCGGGGTTCGTGGTGGACCTCCAGGTTGTGGACTGGGCCACGCTGGTGGCGCGCCGCGCGAGGCCCGAGCTTTGGGACGTGTTCAGCACGGCGTTCAGCTTCGTCGCCGATCCGGTGCTGCTGCTGTCGCTGCAGCCCACGTGGCCGGGCTGGTACGACAACCGCGACATGAACGCGATGATGACCCTGATGCGGCGGCACTCCGACCCCAAGGTGCGCCACGAACTCTGGAAGCGGATGCAGAAGCTCTGGTACGAGGATGCGGGCACGATCAAGTTCGGCGACTACTTCGTGCTGCACCTCTTCAGGAAGGAACTCAAGGGCTACGTCAACATCCCCACCCATGTGTGGTGGAATTCGTGGCTTGAGACGCGGTAGTTTGGTGCCGGGTTCGGTGGTGGAGGGGGGACTCGCCCCCTCCACCGGGTACGGCCCGGCCGCGCGGATCTCGCAGAGGACTCCGACCCAACGATGACCGGATACATAGTTCGCCGGCTGATCGCGCTGCTGCCGGTCCTCATGATAGTGGCGACGGTAGGGTTCTTCCTCATCTACCTGACGCCCGGCGACCCGGCCTCGGTCATGTTGGGCCCCGATGCCACCACCGAGGACGTGGCGAACCTCAAGCATCATATGGGCCTGGACCGGCCTCTCCTCATTCAGCTCCTGCGGTGGTACGGCCGCACCCTGCAGGGCGACCTGGGCTACTCGATCTTCCTGCAGCGCCCGGTGCTTCAAGCGATATTCGAGCGGATCGAGCCCACCGTGATGCTGACGCTGATGTCCCTCACAGTGGCCGTCTTGATTGGGATCCCGGCCGGCGTCGTCGCGGCGGTGCGGCGCAACACCTGGGTAGACCAGGCCGCGATGGGCGTCGCGCTCTTTGGGGTATCGGTGCCCACCTTCTGGATGGGCCTCAACCTGATCCTGCTCTTTTCTGTCTACCTGGGGCTGTTCCCGGTGGCGGGCTACGTGCCGCTCGACCAATCGCTCGCTGGCGCCTTTAGGTCGCTGGTGTTGCCCGCCTTCACCCTGGGCTTCAGCGCCTCGGCGCTGATCGCACGCATGACGCGTTCGAGCATGCTGGAGGTCCTCGGACAGGACTACATCCGGACGGCCCGATCCAAGGGGAATCGGGAACGGATTGTGATCTATCACCACGCGCTCCGCAATGCGATGATCCCCACACTGACCGTGGTCGGCCTGGCGTTGGGCGGCCTGCTCGCCGGTGCCATCGTGACCGAGACGGTCTTCGCCCTGCCCGGCGTGGGCCGTCTGGTCATCTCGTCGGTAATGCGGCGCGACTACCCCGTCGTACAGGGGGTCCTGATCTTCGTGGCCTCGAGCTACGTGATGGTGAACCTGTTGATTGACGTGCTCTACGTTTACCTCGATCCGCGGATCAAATACGCGTGAGGTTTCCATGAGCGAAGTGGTCGCCTCCATCAATGACTATTCGGCCCTGTCCCGGCCTCCGGCTGGCACGTGGACCGTTGTCTTCCGCGCCCTGCGACGGAGCAGGTCTACGCTCATCGGCGGGTGCGTCGTGCTGGCGGTTCTGGTGGTCGCAGTGATGGCCCCGGTTTTTGCGCCTTACGATCCCCAGGAGATCGAGGTGCCCCGGCGACTGCAGGGCCCCAGCAGCGCGCATTTCTTTGGCACCGACAACATGGGACGCGACATCTTGAGCCGGGTGATCTACGGGGCGCGAATATCGCTGGTGGTTGGCATATTCGTTGTGTTTTGCGCCGCGGGGGCTGGGATCATGCTCGGCCTGACCGCGGGGTACTCCGACCGGCTTGACCGGTTCCTTATGAGAATCATGGACGGCCTGATGGCGTTTCCCTCAACCCTGCTGGCCATCGCGCTGATGGCCGCGCTGGGTGCCCGGCTCTCCAATATCATCATCGCGCTGGCGGTGGTCTATACTCCCAACGTAGCGCGTGTTGTGCGGAGCGTGACACTCGTGGTCCGTGAGCTAGACTATGTGCAGGCGGCCCAGGCCATGGGCGCAAGCGATGCACGCATCCTCTCCCGCCATATTCTTCCCAACTGCTTGCCGCCCGTGATCGTCCAGGGCACTTTCATCTTTGCGCAATCGGTACTGGCCGAGGCGGCCCTGAGCTTCCTGGGAGTAGGTCTGCCCCCGTACATTCCAAGCTGGGGAACGGTCATAACCACCGGCCGGATGTTCATGCAGACCGCGCCCTGGATCACGATCTTCCCCGGGGTGGCGATCCTCGTCACGGTGCTGGGACTGAACCTGTTGGGCGACGGCCTGCGGGACCTGGCGGACCCCCGGCTGCGCGGCGGGCTCGGCTAGATCCACACAGGACGCCTATGGAGATGTCAACCGAGCGCGGCACCGGCGGGATGGCCGTTGCCCGCCGCTTTCTTCGGTTCTTCCAGGACCGCGGCCACACGGTGGTCGCCAGCGCCTCGCTCGTGCCTGCGGGCGACCCCACGCTGCTGTTCACCAATGCCGGGATGGTGCAGTTCAAGGACGTCTTCCTGGGGCTGGAGCAGCGGTCGTACGTGCGGGCGGCTTCGATACAGCGCTGTCTCCGCGTCAGCGGCAAGCACAACGACCTGGAGCAGGTTGGACCGAGCCCGCGCCACCACACGCTGTTCTTCATGGCAGGCAACTTCAGCTTCGGCGACTACTTCAAGCGCGAGGCGATCGCCTACGCCTGGGAGTTCATCACGCAGGAGATAGGCGTCGCGCCCGACCGTCTGATCGCCACGGTGCTGGACGATGACGACGAGGCCTTCGCGCACTGGAGAGCCGTCGGTGTGCCCGAGGATCGGATCATGCGCATGGGGGAGAAGACCAACTTCTGGTCCATGGGCGAGATCGGCCCGTGCGGCCCCACCGCGGAGCTGCACTACGACTGGGGTCCGCAGCGCTGTACCTGCGGCCGTTCGGACTGCAGTGTGGCCCTGGACAACGATTGCCAGCGGTGGCTGGAGATCTGGAACCTCGTATTCATGCAGTACAACCAGGCGCCGGACGGCACGCGCACGCTCCTGCCCAGGCCGGGCGTGGACACAGGATTGGGCATCGAGCGCATCGCCGCCGTGGCGCAGCAGGCGGCCACGAACTACGACACCGACCTGTTCGCGCCGATCGTGGAGCGCGTGCAGGGCCTGCTTGGGCACACCGACGTCCAGCGACAGCAGGCCGTGGTCGCGTACAGGGTGATCGCCGACCACGTCAGGGCAGGAACGTTCTTGGTCGCAGACGGAGTGATGCCAGGCAACGAGGGCCGCGCCTATGTGCTGCGCATGATCCTGCGCCGTGCCATACGGTTCGGTCGCCGCATCGGTTTCGAGGGACCGTTCGTAGGCGAGGTCGCCGATGTCGTGATCGAGCAGATGGCGCCGGACTACCCTGAGCTGGTCACGCGGCACGAGTTCATTCTCAAGATCCTCGGGGCCGAGGAGGCCCGCTTCGCACAGACTCTCTCGGCGGGCCTGGAGCGGGTGGCCGAGGTCGTGGAGGCGACGCAGGCGCGGGGCGGGCGCGTGATCTCCGGCCCGGACGCGTTCCGGCTGTACGACACCTACGGATTCCCTATTGAGATGACGCGAGACCTGGCAGGCGAGGCAGGCCTTGGCATTGACGAGGAGGGCTTCCGGCAGGAGATGGAGGAACAGCGCCGCAGGAGTCGCGAGGGCGCAGGGGGACCGCCGGGAAGGGGCGCGGCGGGCGTGGAGGCCGCCGCCCTGGATGACCTCCCGGCCACCACGTTCGTCGGCTATGCTCGCTATGACTCGCCGGCAACGGTGCTGGCGGTGTTCCGAGACGGGATGCGCGTTGATGAAGCCGGCACCGGGTACGAGGTCGTCCTCGTGCTGGACCGCACACCGTTCTACGCCGAGGCCGGGGGCCAGGTGGGCGATTCGGGCATCGTGACCGCGCGGGGGCTGCGTGTTGAGGTAGGCGATGCGTGCCGCCTGAATTCTATGATCACCGGCCACGCCGGGCGTGTGATCTCGGGCCGCGTCCGTGAAGGGATGCGTGTGCGGGCCGGCGTTGAGAGGGAGAGGCGGGACGCCATAAGACGCAACCACACCGCGACCCACCTGCTGCACCAGGCGCTCCAGGAGGTGTTGGGCGAGCACGCGCAGCAGGCGGGCTCGCTGGTGGCGCCCGACCGCCTCCGGTTCGATTTCACCCACGCGGTGGCCCTTACGCCACAGGAGCGCGCTCGGGTGGAGCGCCGCGTGAACGAGATGGTGATGAAGGCCAGACCCGTGCGCGCGGCCGCCATGACGCTCGACCGCGCGCGTGACCTGGGGTCAAAGGCCCTCTTCGGTGAGAAGTACGGCGAGGTCGTCCGCGTGGTGTCGGTAGAAGGGTACAGCCGCGAGCTCTGCGGCGGAACCCACCTGACCAACACCGGGGAAGTGGGGTTGTTCACCATCATTTCCGAGAGCGGTGTGGCCGCGGGCATCCGCCGGATTGAGGCCGTGACCGGGTGGCGCGCCTACGAGCGCGCGCTGGGCAACGAGCAACTCCTGGCGGAGATAGGCACATCGCTGCGTGCCGCGCCCTCAGAGGTGCTCGAGCGCGTGCACCGTCTGAGCGATCAGGTGCGCGCCCTTGAGCGCATCGAGAGACAGCGCCAGGCAGGCGAAATCGGCGAGACTCACCATGATGAGGCCGACGTTGGTGGCTTGCGGGTGGTCACCGCCCGCCTGGAAGACGGTGCCGCCCACGACTCCCTGCGCGCTGCGGGCGATCGTCTGCGTCACCGTCTGGGCAGCGGGGTCTACGTGCTGGCCAGCGCCTCGGGCGATCGGGCCAATCTCGTCGTGATGGTTACCCCGGACCTCACCGGGCGCGGTGTGCGCGCCGACGCCCTTGTTCGAGCGATTGCTGCCCGCATGGGAGGCACCGGAGGCGGGAAGGCGGAGCTGGCACAGGCGGCCGGCCGCGACGTGGAGCGGCTCGACGAGGCCCTGGCGTCCGCCGCCGCCGAGGTGAGGCGCCTGGGTGCGACATCCTGAGGGGCCGCGGGTTCTGGCAATAGACCCGGGCGAGCGACGGCTCGGGATCGCGATCAGCGATCCCATGGGGCGTATCGCCCTGCCCCTCGAAGTCCGCGGGCGCAAGGGGTGGTCAGGCGACCTGGCCTACGTACGAAAGCTGGTTGAGACGTACGGGGTCGCGGAAGTGGTTGTGGGAAGACCCCTGACCGCGAGTGGGACCGTGGGTTCCCAGGCGGAATCGGCCGCCCGTTTCGCCCTGCGCCTGCGCGCGGCGCTTCGGATACCGGTTGTTGAGGTGGACGAGCGCTTCTCGACCGCGGGCGCGGACAGGGCAATGCGCGAGGGGGGCGCCGGCGGCCGCGAGCGGCGCAGGAAGCGCGACGCGGTGGCGGCGGCGTTGATCCTGCAGCCCTACCTAGATCGCCGCCGCCGGCCGTTGCCCGGCTCGGATGAAGGTGTTATGCTCCCTCCGTGACTGGCCGATCTGCGGGGAGGAGGGGGCTGCGGACGGCAAGGGCCGGTGGGCTTGGAGGTGTTCTGTGATTGAAGAAATGGAAGTGGTAACGCTGGAGGACGAGGACGGAATCGCGCACCGGTTCAGTGTGGTGGACATCGTGGAAGTCGAAGACCGTCGCTACGCCGTTCTGCTCCCTGAGGATGAGGAAGACGCGGCCGCGGTCATCTTCAGAGTGGAGACCCCCGAGCATCTTGTGCCGATTGAGGACGACGATGAACTGAGCCGCGTGGTGGCCGCGCTCGAGGAGACCGCCGGGTACGGGGAGATCATCCTTGAGGAGGGCGGCGAGGACCGCGATGACCTGGACGTTCTCGACGATCTGGCCGGCGAGGCCCAGGCCAACGGAGACCGGGCGGACGACGAGGATGAGGAGGACGAGTAGACTGCCCCGCGGCCTCCCATGATCGGTACGGGCGTCCTGTGCCGCATCAGGCTCCGGCGCGCGGTGTTGTCGGTGGGCATCGCGGTCGCCGGTGCCGTGTTTCTGGGCGCGGCGGCTGCCGCGCTCCTGTGGTGCGAGATGCGGCCTCCCGGAGGTCCGGACCGCTCCCGCACCGTGGTCGTGCCACCGGGGGAGACCACCTGGCAGATCGGCCGTCGTCTGGCCGAGGCCCGGGTCGTGCGTAGCGCGCGCGCCGTGGTGATTGCGGCGCGGCTGCGGCGCGTGGACGGCCGGCTCCGCAGCGGCGAGTACGCGCTCAGCCCGGCGCAGAGCGCCTGGCAGATCGTGGGCGTCCTGGCTCGGGGCGAAGCGATCCTGCACCGCATCACCATCCCAGAGGGGTTCACGGCGGCTCAGATCGCCGATGCCCTGGCAGAGGCCGGGCTGGCAGATCGCGATCGGTTTCTGGATCTGGCGTTGCGCTCGGAAGGATACCTCTTCCCCGACACCTACCTCCTGCCGCGTGGGCTTGGGGAGCCGGCGCTCGTCGCACGGTTCCTGGGCAGGTTCGATGCCGTGATCGGCGCCGATCTGCGCGAAGCGGCGCGCGCGCGGGGCCTGAGTCTCCACCAGCTCGTAACGGTGGCCTCCATGATCGAGCGGGAAGCCCGGGTTCCGGAGGAGCGCGCGGTGATCGCCGGCGTGATCTACAATAGACTGCGCCTGGGCATGCGCCTGGAGATAGACGCCACCGTGCTCTACGCGCTGGGGCGGCACAAGGCCGAGCTCGCGCTCGCGGACCTCGCGGTTGACTCGCCGTACAACACCTACCGGAATCCCGGTCTGCCGCCCGGACCGATCGCCAACCCTGGCCTGGCTGCGGTTGCCGCTGCCGCGGCACCGGCTGAGACACCGTTCCTGTACTATGTCCTGCGGCCCGACGGTTCCCACCACTTCAGCCGCACGCTGCGGGAGCACCAGGACGCGATCATACGGTACCGGAGATGAGCAACCTCCTGCGCCTGCTCGCGCCCCGGTACTGCGTTGACGCGGTGTTCGACCTTACGCCATCGCGGCTGCGGGCCTGGGGAATCGAGGCGCTCATGCTTGACCTGGACAACACACTTGTGGCCTGGGGCAAGAGCGAGCCGCCAGAGGAGGTTCTGGCCTGGCTGGAGGACCTCCGGCGGTCAGGCATCCCGGTCTGCCTCGTGTCCAACACCCTCTCGCGGCGGCTGCGCGCCGCCACCGTGGCCTTGGAGCTGCCGGCGGCACCGGGGAGATCGAAACCCAGCGCCGACAAGCTGCGCCGTGCGTTGCGCATCCTTGGTACCTCACCGGATCGAACGGCTATGGTAGGCGACCAGCTCTTCACGGACGTGCTGGCCGGGAACCGGCTCGGCATTCCCACCATCCTGACCGGGCCGCTGTCGCCGTACGAACCCCTGCGCGTTCGCTTCGTGAGGGCGATCGAGCGATTCGTGCTGCGCGCGCTCGCTCGCAAGGGAGTTGTGCCGGTCCGGCCGCAGGTCTGACCTTCCGGCTTCGCGGGCATACAGAGTGTGCCCTTCGAGATGCCTCGCGGGGTCAGCAAGGGGTGCGGGATGAACCCAGACACCAGGGTGGAGTGGTGGCCCCTCTACGTTCGGGCGCTGACCGCGCTGTTTGGAATCTCCGTGATCTTCACCGGCGTGCCGGCCGGGACCACAATCGCGTCGCCACTCACCGTGGCGCTGCTACTCGTGCTGCTGGTCGCCGCGGGCCTGCCCAGCGTGGTGGCGCCACGTCGGATCGGCGGGTTTCCCCTAGCACGCCACTCCGGGATCATGCTGGAGCTGCTCGTTGTATCCCTCATCGTGTTCGAGACCGGGGGCAAGACCAGCTTCTTCTACTTCCTGTACGTGCCGGTTCTGATCTTGGCGACGGCCGGTCGTGGGATCGTCGCCGGCGTGATCAGCGGCTGGGTGGCCGCGACGGGCTTTGCGATCGCCGCAGGCCTGGAGAGCGGGACGGCAGCCGGTTCGCTCCCGCGCGGCATGCTTCTGGTCCTGGCCGGCGTCTTGATCGGGATAATCGAAGAGCGCCGGGCCGAAGGCGCGGCGTCGGTCCTGCACGGCGTCGAGGCGCTGACACGGCAGGCGAGCACAGCCGCCGAGTTGCGCGCGGCTGTCACAACAATGGCTCCGCTGGACCTGGCCGGCCGTGCCCGTCATCTCCTGGAGCGATCGCTGCGCCTGGCCGATGCCAGTCACGGGCTCGTGGTGATGCTCGATGGCGACGGACAGCCGGTCGTCGAGGCCGGCATCGGCGCAGATGGTGTGGCCCGGGCCGCGGGTGATCACCTCCCGGCGACCGGCGTTCTCGGCATCGTGCTTCGATCAGGGTTGTCCCAGACGGTGGCGGACGCGGGCAGGGACGCGGGCTGGGCCGGCGTTCTTGGGGAGGACGGCGCGCGCTCTGCCGCCCTGATTCCGCTCGCCCTGCAGGGCACGCCGTTTGGTGCCCTCCTGCTGGCGCGCCACGATCTCAGGTTGTTTGCCGGCGATCAAACCGAAGCGGCGCGTGCACTGGCCGAGACGGCCGCGCCCCTACTGTGGGACGCCCGGGCCGTGGCGCAGTCTCGCGATTTCATGTTGAGCACCGTGAGGACCCTGGCCGCGGCCCTGGAGGCCAAGGACCCTTATACGCGGGGCCACTCGCAGCGTGTCGCGACCTGTGCCGTTGCCATCGCGACAGACCTTGGGCTCCCTACGGAGGAGATAGAGCGGATCCGCTGGGCGAGCATGCTGCACGACATCGGGAAGATCGCCACACCGGAGGCCATCCTGCGCAAGCGCGGCTCGCTGACCGATGAGGAACGGGCGGTGATGAACCAGCACCCCGAGCGCGGCGCCAGCATCCTGAGAGAGATGCCTCCATTCAAGCCGCTGGCCGATGACGTTCACTACCACCAGGAGGCCTACGACGGGACTGGCTACCCCGAAGGGCTGGCCGGTACTGAGATCCCGCTCGGCGCGCGCATCATCCGCGTGGCGGACACGTTCGATGCCGTGACTTCGCACCGTCCCTACCGTCCAAGCCGATCCGTGGAAGAGGCGATAGCCGAGCTGCAGAGGATGGCTGGGAACACGCTCGATCCGGTGCTCGTGGAGGTGTTTCTCCGCGTCCTGAGGGAGAAGCCTCCCTTTGAGATCCAGCTGCGCCTGTGGCGGGAGCGCTCGTAGTGCGGGCTGGTCAGAAATCGTGGGCGGAGGCGGCCGCGACCGTTGTGTTCTGGCCGGCCCTGGCGCGAGCCAGGGCCTCCTCGGCTCGCTCCAGCAGTTCCTGGGAGTTGTCGGCGTCTTGAGGGTAGCACGCCAGGCCGATGCTCACGGTGAGGGTCAGCGGATATGGGTGGCCCGGGGGTACAAACAAGGTGCGCTCGACCGACCCGCGAATGCGCTCCGCCAGGGCAAACGCTCCCTCCAGAGAGGCCTCGGGCAGTATCAAACCGAACCTCCCAGAGCCCAGAGCAGCCCGGAGGTCAACCACCCGTGTCTCGTTCGTAAGGATGTTGGCAAGATGCACGGTCAGGGCCCGGTCGGCCTCGCTTCCAAGGGTGTCACCGATCTCTTCTTCCTGGTCAACCGCAACCAGGGCCACCGCGAAGGAGCGCTTGAACCGGCGGCTCCGCGTCAACTCGCGCTCTGCCGCTGTTGCGAAGTGCGTCGCCTTGAACAGGCCCGTCTGTGAGTCAACGATGATCTGGTGCCGCGCTCGCTCGCGCAACTCGTCGAGGTGGCCCTGCACGGCAAGGCCTCTGCGCGACCACTGGCGCTCGTACCGCTGGATCACCTCGAGGATGCCCGATGAGATCAGGCGGTTGAGGAAGTTGACGACGTCGGGATCCTGGTCGCCGGCCGCCGGGTCACTGGAGAGTAAGTCAAGCACTGTGGGCTTGGCCTCCAGGAGGGCGCGGATCACCTCCTCCAGCGGCGTCTCCAGGGCAAGCGCTTCCCCGCTGAATCTGCCGGCGAATTCGATGAAGGGCTCTACCTGTCCGGCGGCAGCCGCCTCGGCAAGAGCGTCCATACCGGCCTGGGTATGCCGCTCTATTCGCTCGCCGTCCTGCCAGATCTGCCCGCGCGTGGGAGCGGCCACGAGGTTGCGGGCCCAGTGCGCCGCCAGCAGCCGGCGCCGCGTGCGAATGAGGTCAAGGACAACACGGTTCATCGGGGCATCTTCCCGGTATGTTACGATGGTGGGCAGCGCAACTCCTGTAACGCAGGGAAGGATGATGCCGCGGTGAACGGTCTGTGTGGCGCGGGCGGACCATGAGCACGAGGCTGAGGGGCATCCTGCAGGGGTTGGTAGGCGACGACACGCGGGCAGTTGTACTGCTTGGCGCCGACGGCCGCGCGGTTGAGACCGTGGTGAAGGGCGGCGCCCATGACCCGAGCACGTTGTCCGACGACCTGGTCGCGCTGTTCAAGGTTGGCGCCTACTGCGCCCGCAAGATGGACGGGGGCGAGATGGACTACCTGGCCGTGACCACCGAGAGCCTGGCCCTGCTCGTTGCGGCAGTTGGACCGGCGCACTACCTGGCGGCGGTACTGGATGCGGGCGGTAACGTCGCCCGCGCCCGGCTGGCGATCCGTCGGTGCAAAGCCGAGATCACGGAAGAACTGGGATGAGAAGAACCCTTTGCCTTCTGGCCGTCTGGCTTGCCGTCCTGGCATTGCTTCCCGCGGGCGCGGCCGGCGGCACGGTCAGGTCCGATGCGCTGCGCGAGGGAGCGGCGCTGTTCGCGCGGGGCAGGATGGCCGAGGCCGAGGCAGTCTTCGCTCGCGCCGTGAGCCGCCATCCTGGTTCGGCACACGGCTGGCTTTGGCTGGGTGTGGTCCAGTTCCACGCGGGCGACAACGAGCGGGCCGAGCGGTCGTTCTCCCGGGCGGTTCGACTCTCGCCGCGCGACGGCTTGATGCTGCTCTGGTGGGGTCACGCGCTGGTTCGGACAGAGCGCACCGCGGAGGCCGGTACGGCGTTCCGGCACGCCCTGCTGGCGCGATCCCCGGCCCAGGTCCGCGACCTAGCCCACCAGGCGTTACGCGCGCTGGGTCCGTTGCCGCACCCCGCAGCGCAGGCTCCGCCGGGACAGGCCCCGGTCGAGCCGCCCTTGGGCGCGCCTCCCAGCGCGCCGCCTTGGGTGCTGGACGCGGCGAGCTACAATGCCATCGCCCGCTTCTACAACCCGCGCCTCACGCACGAGCAGTCGGTTGCCATCGGCCAGGCGCTTCTGGGTTACAGCAGGCACTTCAACGTTGACCCTCGCCTGGTGGTCGCCCTCGTGGTTATCGAGTCCGGATTCCAGCCCGCGGCGCGATCGCGGGCCGGCGCGATAGGATTGGGCCAGCTCATGCCGGCCACCGCCCGCTCGCTCGGGGTGGACGCCTGGGACCCGGTGCAGAACCTCTATGGAGCCATTCGGTACCTGCGCGGCAATCTTGATCGTTTCGGTTGGAGCAATGCCCACCTGGCGCTGGCGGCCTACAACGCGGGCCGGGGCGCGGTTGAGAAGCACGAGGGAATCCCCCCGTACGCGGAAACCCAGTGGTATGTGACGAACATATCAGGTCTATACCGCCGGCTCCTGACGATCCCGGGCGAAAGCCTGGAACTCTCACGGCGGCTCTAGGCAAGTTAGGGAGGGACTAGGCGGAGTCTCGAGTGGGAAGATAGCCAGTAGCAAGCAGCCTCCGAACGGGCAAACCCGCCGTGAGGCGGGGACGCAAAGCCAACAGGGCCTGGAAGACCCAGGTTGCGGGTTTCCAGGTCGGCTGGGTTGCCGAAGGGGAGGTACTCCCAGCCTTCCGGCCCCAGCCGGGAGGCGTTTGTATCATGGAGAACGTCAAAGGGTATCGCACAGTGGAAACCCTCCGCATTCAGTGCAACGAGGCCATCCAGGCCGGGGCGGCCCTCTTCGCCGGGATGTGCGGCGACGAAGTGGATCTGGACCTGCTTGTGGCGTACCTGGCCGCGCGCGGCTTCGACGGTGGCGTAATAGTTGGAGATCAGGAGGCCGACGGCGTGCTCTGGTTCCAGGAGGGTACGCCCCGCGAGGTGTGGGTGTTCGAGGCGGGCGACAT
This DNA window, taken from Armatimonadota bacterium, encodes the following:
- a CDS encoding ABC transporter substrate-binding protein, producing MRFLPGRAIALAVILALVLLPMIPSAAQQPRRGGALRIAHIGEPPTLDQHWTTAAITGHIMYHVNEGLFAVNKKFEPKPVLVDKWTLAPDRLTYTFTLRRGVKFHNGKEMTSEDVKASLERWGRIATRGRSLFANVVSVTNPDPLTVVMKLREPYALLALDLGWVGQSAVIFPKEVIDEAGTGMVKRFISTGPYRFVEHLPDRHIRLDRFEGYAARTEEPDGATGRKHAYFDSIYIIPVPDAAVRIAGVKRGEYHFAETIPPDEYDRLRTDPDLVPYITETASWLTAVFNNRSPLMGNRKIRQAFQAVLDQEAVMRAAYGNPRFWRIDPGLMPKEHYLWTDAGKEFVNQKNTERARQLLAEAGYKGEPIRWVTTMEYVAYGTAAQVVKPMLERAGFVVDLQVVDWATLVARRARPELWDVFSTAFSFVADPVLLLSLQPTWPGWYDNRDMNAMMTLMRRHSDPKVRHELWKRMQKLWYEDAGTIKFGDYFVLHLFRKELKGYVNIPTHVWWNSWLETR
- a CDS encoding ABC transporter permease; the encoded protein is MTGYIVRRLIALLPVLMIVATVGFFLIYLTPGDPASVMLGPDATTEDVANLKHHMGLDRPLLIQLLRWYGRTLQGDLGYSIFLQRPVLQAIFERIEPTVMLTLMSLTVAVLIGIPAGVVAAVRRNTWVDQAAMGVALFGVSVPTFWMGLNLILLFSVYLGLFPVAGYVPLDQSLAGAFRSLVLPAFTLGFSASALIARMTRSSMLEVLGQDYIRTARSKGNRERIVIYHHALRNAMIPTLTVVGLALGGLLAGAIVTETVFALPGVGRLVISSVMRRDYPVVQGVLIFVASSYVMVNLLIDVLYVYLDPRIKYA
- a CDS encoding ABC transporter permease, yielding MSEVVASINDYSALSRPPAGTWTVVFRALRRSRSTLIGGCVVLAVLVVAVMAPVFAPYDPQEIEVPRRLQGPSSAHFFGTDNMGRDILSRVIYGARISLVVGIFVVFCAAGAGIMLGLTAGYSDRLDRFLMRIMDGLMAFPSTLLAIALMAALGARLSNIIIALAVVYTPNVARVVRSVTLVVRELDYVQAAQAMGASDARILSRHILPNCLPPVIVQGTFIFAQSVLAEAALSFLGVGLPPYIPSWGTVITTGRMFMQTAPWITIFPGVAILVTVLGLNLLGDGLRDLADPRLRGGLG
- the alaS gene encoding alanine--tRNA ligase; amino-acid sequence: MAVARRFLRFFQDRGHTVVASASLVPAGDPTLLFTNAGMVQFKDVFLGLEQRSYVRAASIQRCLRVSGKHNDLEQVGPSPRHHTLFFMAGNFSFGDYFKREAIAYAWEFITQEIGVAPDRLIATVLDDDDEAFAHWRAVGVPEDRIMRMGEKTNFWSMGEIGPCGPTAELHYDWGPQRCTCGRSDCSVALDNDCQRWLEIWNLVFMQYNQAPDGTRTLLPRPGVDTGLGIERIAAVAQQAATNYDTDLFAPIVERVQGLLGHTDVQRQQAVVAYRVIADHVRAGTFLVADGVMPGNEGRAYVLRMILRRAIRFGRRIGFEGPFVGEVADVVIEQMAPDYPELVTRHEFILKILGAEEARFAQTLSAGLERVAEVVEATQARGGRVISGPDAFRLYDTYGFPIEMTRDLAGEAGLGIDEEGFRQEMEEQRRRSREGAGGPPGRGAAGVEAAALDDLPATTFVGYARYDSPATVLAVFRDGMRVDEAGTGYEVVLVLDRTPFYAEAGGQVGDSGIVTARGLRVEVGDACRLNSMITGHAGRVISGRVREGMRVRAGVERERRDAIRRNHTATHLLHQALQEVLGEHAQQAGSLVAPDRLRFDFTHAVALTPQERARVERRVNEMVMKARPVRAAAMTLDRARDLGSKALFGEKYGEVVRVVSVEGYSRELCGGTHLTNTGEVGLFTIISESGVAAGIRRIEAVTGWRAYERALGNEQLLAEIGTSLRAAPSEVLERVHRLSDQVRALERIERQRQAGEIGETHHDEADVGGLRVVTARLEDGAAHDSLRAAGDRLRHRLGSGVYVLASASGDRANLVVMVTPDLTGRGVRADALVRAIAARMGGTGGGKAELAQAAGRDVERLDEALASAAAEVRRLGATS